Sequence from the Bacillus sp. es.036 genome:
TCAGGAATGAGAACTTTATTAAGAAGATCTTTTTCTTTGATGAATTGCTTTAATTCGTCCCGTGTTAACAGACAGTGATTGAGTGACTCCATATGCACGGCAATGATCGTTGCATCTGGCGCTTCTTGATACGTTTGCACGACGTTTTCTTTTGTCATTGTAATGGGACCACCTTCAAGAAATTGGGCAGCACCAGCATTCACTACAATGATTTCTGGTTTATGTTTCTGAATCGCTTCTTGAACATCTTCGTTGAAAAGAGTATCTCCAGCAATATAAACGGTTTTTTCATTTGGATGTGAAAATGATAGTCCGGATACTTTTCCCGTCTGCTTTAAAATTTCACCTGCTCCGTGCTTCCCGTCTGTACGTGATATAGTAACATCTGCAAAAGAGGATTCTATCTCAAGGGAAACGACGTTTGGAAAACCTTCTTCTTTTATCACTTCGACATCTTCTTGGTTTTGCGCATAGATCAGGATCTCTTTTGGAAGAACCTGTTTCGCTTTCTCGTCAAAGTGGTCAGGATGCAGGTGAGTGACGATCACTGCGTCAACATCAACGATTTCATTGATTGATGTTGGTAAATCGACAGTAGGGTTTGAAAGGTGCTGGTTTGCTGTGTTTGGGAAAGGCGGCATTGCTCCTTTATCAGATAGGAATGGATCAATTAGAAATTTTTTATCAGCATAATGAAGAACGATTGTTGCGTTACGAACAAATTGAATTTTCATTGTATCTTCCTCCTTTTGATCTGGGTCTCTTATAGGATAATATAGATGTGGACAAGGAATACATAGATGAATTCAAGTCTTTAAGATAAGATACTTGAATTGTGAAAGGAGTTGATGGAATGATCGATCAAACGGACCTACGGATTATTAAAGAATTAACGAAGAACGGTCGCATCACAATGAAAGAGCTTGGTGAAAAAGTTCATTTAACGGGTCAGGCCGCTTCATCTCGAGTGTTGAGATTAGAAGAAGAAGGTATTATAGAAGGTTACTCAATTAAAGTAGATAAGTCGAAAATGGGTTACGCTGTGCACTGTTTTCTGACGATCTACACCCGAAACATTCCTCACACCACATATCTTTCTTATATCAAGACAAAAGAAGAATATGTTCTCAAAAACTATAAAATCAGTGGTGATGGATGTTATTTGCTAGAATGTCGTTTTCCTTCCAATAAAGAACTTGATGAATTTCTTGTTCAATTAAATGAGCACGTGAATTATAAACTGTCGATTGTGATTAACGAAGCAGCCGCTAGTCTTGATAATCTCCAAATTAAATGGAAACATTAAAAAAAGGTTTGTTTACTTCTTTCCAGGGTAGTAAGAAGAAGTATTTAAAACTTTGAGGAACGGTGGCTACTATGGGGTTCATTTACTATATAAAGAAATATTTAAAAATGTCGAGGCGACAGCGGAAAAGCGAATTGAACTCAACCATTTGGTTTATGCCGTTTTGGTATATTGTTGGAGCGATCGCTCTTTCTGCTTTTACCTATTATCTCGATTATGTGGTGGATGTTAGCTTATATTTACCGATCGGGATCGGTTTCAGTGGACAGACACTGCAGGTGCTTCTAAGTGCACTCGTTGGAGGGGTGCTAACGTTAAGTGCCTTTACACTTAACTCTTTGCTCGTCGCACTCACGACGTTTAGCGGTCAGTTCTCTTCCAAAATGCTAGTAAACTTCGTCAGTGACCGGGCAACCCAACACGTACTTGGTATCTTTAATGGAAGTTTTATTTATGTACTCTTAAACTTTTTATATGTGACACATGGGGAAGAGGAATACGTTGTTGCGACACCGGTATTATCCATTCTGACAGCTATTACAGCTGCGGTAACCTTTATTTATTTTATCAACCATACAGCAACCTGGATGCAAGTTCATAACATCAGTTTTAATATGAATGTTAAGTCGAAATCCGTGCAGGCTTCCCTAGAAAAAGAATTAAACTCTTACCATCTTGAGAAGGAAGTGGAAAGTGAATCTCTTCCTCTTGAGTCTGATGGAAAGGTAATGAAAACAAGTCAATCTGGTTATTTTCAAGTCGCTGACTTTGCGAAACTTATTAAACAAGCGAATAAAGACAACTGCCTTTTAAGGTTTGATGTTAGAATTGGCGAATTTGTAGTAGAAGGAACGCCGCTACTTACTTATTGGGAATATGGACAAAGCATAAATCCTGAACGCTACGTTAAGTCTATTGAGATCGGAGTAAAACGTACAGAAATTCAAGATTTGGAGTATGGATTAATGAAGCTTGCCGAAGTAGCGATCAAGGCTTTAGGCCATAATGACCCGCTTACGGTTACGAATACAATTCATCAAATTGCTGATTTGTTGAAAAGCATTGGACAGTCTACGAACTTTTCTCCCTATCTTTTCGATCAGGAAGAGGAGCTTCGCGTTATCTTAAATCAAAAGAATTTTCCTTATTACCTTCATAAGGGATTCGCATCTATTCGTGAGTATGCAAATCAAAATTCTACAGTGATGACGGAGCTTTTAACGATGATCTCCCTTCTAAGTAAAACGTTGGATAAGGATGTACACGAAGATCTATGGGAATTTGCCCGCCAGACGATTTTAGGATTTGATAACTATAGTCTGTATGAAAATGATTGTTTGTATATTTTAGAGCAACTGTCCGATCTTGCTAAAAACACAGGCAATCAGGAGGATTATCTTTTCTTGCTTGAATATATGCTCCAGAGAGTTAGTTCAAAGAGTGCCTCTAAGGTGCTGAATAATCCTAATAAGGAATAACCATAGGCTATTTTAGCAATATGGCGGTAACATACATGATGAGCATTTTCCTATAAGGAATTTGCTCATTTTTTAGGTTGTTTTTGGGTCGGTTAAACAACCAGATAAACGTGACCAAAAGAAACTGGCCTTTACATTACGGTGTTCCTCAGTTGGAATGAAACTTGCATAATAGTTTGATAACAATGAAAAAGGGAGTGTGGAAGTTGGGAAAATGGAAGCATGTTATCGCTGTTACAGCAATGCTCGCAGTTTGTATGGTGTTAGTCATCCTAGGGAAGCAGTTGGAAACGAATGCCACTGGCGCAAATGAAACAAAAGGATCACTGGTAATAGTAGGAGGGGCTTTAAGCCCGGATAATGAAGAAGTATATGACTCGTTTCTTTCATTAGGGATGGATTATCGAAACAAGACAAAGGATAAATTGAAAATTGGCATTATGCCAACTGCCAGTGCAACGCCAATAGAAAGTGCATCTTCTTACAAAGCAGACTTCGTACGCTATGGTGTTAGTGAGGAGAATATTGATATTCTACCTATTGCTGTAAGTGATGATCCGTCTACAGAAGAAGATGAATCGAAGTGGAATGATGGTGCATACAATGAAGATCTTGCTGACAAAGTGAAGAAGTATGATGCAATTTGGTTTGTAGGGGGGAATCAGTTAGATTATACGAAGACTCTTATAAATGATGGGGAGGACACTCCTGTCTTAGCTTCAATCAGAGAGACCTATCAAGATGGTGCCGTTTTAGGTGGTTCTAGTGCTGGGGCAGCGATTATGAGTGATCCGATGATTGGCGCAGGGACAAGCTCTGGTGCGCTAAATGAAGGGGTCACCTATGAAGATAACTATGGTGATGCTGATGACAATCGCGTTTTCCTTACACAAGGGCTTGGTTTCTTTGAGGGGGGTACGGTTGATCAGCACTTTGTGAAGCGTGGCCGCTTTGGGCGACTAATCGTTGGGGCATGGGATGCTGGTAACGAAATGGGCTACGGTATTGACGAAAACAGTGCAATGATTGTTCATAATGACGATCAATCAATTGAAGTTGTTGGAGAAAGTGGGCTTGTCGTCGTTGATCTTTCTAATGCTAAGAAAACAACAGATTTTCCGACGGCGATGAAAGATG
This genomic interval carries:
- a CDS encoding cyanophycinase codes for the protein MGKWKHVIAVTAMLAVCMVLVILGKQLETNATGANETKGSLVIVGGALSPDNEEVYDSFLSLGMDYRNKTKDKLKIGIMPTASATPIESASSYKADFVRYGVSEENIDILPIAVSDDPSTEEDESKWNDGAYNEDLADKVKKYDAIWFVGGNQLDYTKTLINDGEDTPVLASIRETYQDGAVLGGSSAGAAIMSDPMIGAGTSSGALNEGVTYEDNYGDADDNRVFLTQGLGFFEGGTVDQHFVKRGRFGRLIVGAWDAGNEMGYGIDENSAMIVHNDDQSIEVVGESGLVVVDLSNAKKTTDFPTAMKDVNISYIEKGDRYFWESKTYEINEDKPLIELPYYPESATNTGIFGEDALKQVLTYDLVDSDSNEAIGLAYELTGDKRGEGFKLVFSETRQTKGYWGKINGEESYAAINVSLDVTPMKVKLKIDKVNEKKMEKF
- a CDS encoding MBL fold metallo-hydrolase; translated protein: MKIQFVRNATIVLHYADKKFLIDPFLSDKGAMPPFPNTANQHLSNPTVDLPTSINEIVDVDAVIVTHLHPDHFDEKAKQVLPKEILIYAQNQEDVEVIKEEGFPNVVSLEIESSFADVTISRTDGKHGAGEILKQTGKVSGLSFSHPNEKTVYIAGDTLFNEDVQEAIQKHKPEIIVVNAGAAQFLEGGPITMTKENVVQTYQEAPDATIIAVHMESLNHCLLTRDELKQFIKEKDLLNKVLIPDDGQTLSF
- a CDS encoding Lrp/AsnC family transcriptional regulator, giving the protein MIDQTDLRIIKELTKNGRITMKELGEKVHLTGQAASSRVLRLEEEGIIEGYSIKVDKSKMGYAVHCFLTIYTRNIPHTTYLSYIKTKEEYVLKNYKISGDGCYLLECRFPSNKELDEFLVQLNEHVNYKLSIVINEAAASLDNLQIKWKH
- a CDS encoding DUF2254 domain-containing protein produces the protein MNSTIWFMPFWYIVGAIALSAFTYYLDYVVDVSLYLPIGIGFSGQTLQVLLSALVGGVLTLSAFTLNSLLVALTTFSGQFSSKMLVNFVSDRATQHVLGIFNGSFIYVLLNFLYVTHGEEEYVVATPVLSILTAITAAVTFIYFINHTATWMQVHNISFNMNVKSKSVQASLEKELNSYHLEKEVESESLPLESDGKVMKTSQSGYFQVADFAKLIKQANKDNCLLRFDVRIGEFVVEGTPLLTYWEYGQSINPERYVKSIEIGVKRTEIQDLEYGLMKLAEVAIKALGHNDPLTVTNTIHQIADLLKSIGQSTNFSPYLFDQEEELRVILNQKNFPYYLHKGFASIREYANQNSTVMTELLTMISLLSKTLDKDVHEDLWEFARQTILGFDNYSLYENDCLYILEQLSDLAKNTGNQEDYLFLLEYMLQRVSSKSASKVLNNPNKE